CCTTCTCTCGAAATACATGAATCACCCCGAAGCCGCCGACCGGACTCAGTCGATGGCAATACCCTGCGCCTGCAAACGTTTGATGATTGCCTCCCGCTCGGCCGCGACATCAGCCAATGGATTCGCCCGCAACTGCGCCACTTCCTGCTGGGTGTAAGGCGGCGTAGCAGCCGGCATTTCGTTCTTGCTGAAGGTCTTGAGAATCCAGTTCATCAACTCGGCCGTCTGGCTGTCGTTGAGTGCCGACTGGGCCGTACCCGGCACCTGGATCAGAAACTGCCGGCCGCCTTCCGCCTTGAGAAAATGGCCGAGCGCCCCACGCATGTTCGGCACGCCCGCCCCCGGACTCCCGGTGGCGTCCTGGCCGTGGCAGCCGGAGCAATGCAACATGAAATTCATGCGCGGCGAACCTGCGTCATTCGCCGACAACGGGCCGACAAACAGACCCAACGCCAGCAACAGGATGGTTTTTCGCATGGCTCAACCTCCGCTCGCAGCCGGCAAACGGCCACGCAGTTTGTGGGTTTCGTTCGGCGTCCCGCCGGCCTGGCGAACAGCGGCGACAAACTCCGGCGTCAGCCAGCCGAGATCGCCGACTGCCTCGTAGCTACCGAGGACATGGGCCAGGACGCTGGCAATTTCGCCATCCGACAATTTGGCGAAGGACGGCATGTTGCCGGTGTAGCGCATGCCGCCGACATTGATCGTGCCCACCATGCCGGTCAGCGGAACGCGGGCCAGATAGGCCCGGCCCTCGGCAGTACTGGCATGACGACCGATATTGCCGGCCAGCGGTGGAGCAACCCCGGGTGCGCCAACTGCTTCCACCTGATGACAGGCAACGCAGTGCGCGGCATAAAGCCCGGCCCCTGCCTTGTCCTGAGCCGACAGGGGAGCCGCAGCAAGAACCAGGAGGGCGGCGGAGAGCAGTTGGCGCATCGGGATCAGCCTCGTTGCTCACCGACGCCGACAATGGCGGCGACCGTGCAATGGTAGGCATTGCTGCCGTTGGCCATGCACCAATTGATGTCGTTATGGACGCCAAGGCGATAGCCCGGACGCTCGCGTTCATTGCGGTTGCAGGCGCAACGGCCGCACATCGTGACACCGCAGCAATCGTTGTAGCTGATCAGGTAATCCTTGCCATCCCCCGGATTGCGGCAGGTACCGACCCAGGTCACTTTGGAAATCTCGGTACCAGGCGGACAGCTCGAAATCGTTCCGCCGCAGCAGGTGCAAAGGAAGCCGTCCAGTGCGCAGTAGCGCCAGTAGTCGCAACTGGTATCGTCCTCGACCGCTTTCTTGTTTTCGCCGGCATGCGCCGTCGGCATCATGCGGTCGAAAGGCAGCACCGGCAGGATGAATGCGGTACCGACGAAGAGCTTGCCGACCTTGGCCAGCGCGCTGCGGCGGGAAGCCGACTGGGCGACGCGGCGGGTCTTGCGCTCGAAGAAATCATCTAGCCATTTCACGTTTGTTCTCCTTGTGTTCGGTAACGATCAGGCGCGCTGATCGATGAATTCCTGGATTGAAGCCACGCCGGCTTCCTTGGCGGTGAAGAGGCTCTCCAGCTGTTCGCGGGAATTGACCAGCCCCTTGCCGCGAATACGACCGTCTTCGCCGATCAGTACGGCGTAGGGCAGCTTGGAAATGCGATAGGTCATGCCCAGATCGGTCGACAAGGCGTAGGGAAAGCTCTTCAGGTCGGCCTTGCGGTAGAACTCGGCGTGTTCCGGCAGATCGCCATCGCTGGCCAGCGCAACATCCAGCCAGCCCTTTTCGACGGTCTGGATCGACTTGAGGACCGGCAACAGCTTCTTGCACACCGGGCAGGTCGGCGAGAGGAAGAAGAGCAACTGGCTGCGGCCGGTATGGCCACCGATGCTCAGCTTGCCGCCGCCAATCGAATCCAGTGTGAAGGCCGGAGCGACTTCACCGACTTTCGGCCCCTGATCCATCATCAGCGCCCCCATCGGTGCGACACGTTCGTAGAGGATGCCGATCTGGCGAGCCAGGGCGAGCACGACGACAACCAGGCCGAGAACCACGGCCCAGAGAAAAACGTTGGAAACAAGCATTGCTTCGTTCATGGCATTTCCTTTTCTATTTGCGAACAGCCAGCGCCAGCGGGGCGTTGGTCATCAGTTGATTGGCCGAGACATAGATGCCGACCAGAGCGAGTACGGCACCACCGACCGTCAGGTAATCGGCCCAGACCAGCGTGCGGGCAGCGCCTTCCTGCATGGCCAGGGCGACCATGCCCATGAGCAGGCCGTTACGTACGACCAGCGCCCAGGACAACGGCTGACCGGACAAGCCGCCGCAACCGCAGTCGATCTTGGTATGGCCGCGCAGGACATTGATTGCCACTGCCGAGGTCACCGTTGCCAGCAACAGCAAGGCGAGCAGACCACCGATGAAGGCCGTTTCCGGGAAGAGCAGCAAGCCGCCGGCCGCCAGTTCGACGATAGGCAGAACACCGGCCACCAAAGGCGAGAGGCGTTCGGGCACCAGACGGTAGTTGTCGACTGCTGCCGAAAACACCAGCGGGTCTTTCAACTTGTGCCAGGCGCCGACCAGCAGGACCACCGACAAGGTCGCCCCGAGCGCCCGTGTCACCACCGGATCGGAAAACAGGGAGAGAAGGGTTTCCATCACTGCACTTCCAGCTGGGTCGGGGTATCGCCAAAACCGACGGCTGCACCGACCGGCTTCAACTTGCGACCGCCGTCGAAAGCGGCAACACCGGCTTTGGCGCTATCGAAGGCAAAGACGCGCGGCGCATCGCCCTGACTGACCGCCAGCCCGGTAGCAGGGGTGGTCTTGGTGCGGCTGACGCGCGTTTTCGAAGCCAGGTCATAGACCCAGATTTCACGCGCGCCTTCCTTGTGGCTGCCTTCAAAACCCTTGGGGTGCATGCCGACATACAGCGTGCCGCTGGCCTGGTGCAGGGCAACCGGCTGATAACCGCCGGGACGCCAGCCTTTTTTCACATCGGCCTCGTTACCCAGTTTCCAGAATGTCCCCGGAACCGCAGCTTCGCTACCGACATTGACGGTCACCGCATTGCCCTTGTAGGAAACAAAATGGTAGTTGTCGCCTTCCTGCGCAGCCGAAACGAACAACGCATCCTCGTCCGGGTCGAAGAACTTGATGCTCTTCTTCTTGCCGACCGGATTTCCGTCGTTATCCAGCGAAATGGTCAGCATCGTGCCGTCGCCGCACAAGGTCGAGAAACGGTTGGCGGTCTGCGCCGGATAGACGATGTAGCAACCCGGCGTCTGAATTTCGGAAATCTGTTTGCCGGTCTGGCGATTGACGATGCTGACCGAGGTTGCCGGCGTGGCGTTCTGGACGATGATGAAGCGACCGTCGGCCGAGGTACGCAAGGTGCCGCGATACGGCAGCGCCTGGGCGTGGCGGGCGGCGTAGGGAATTTCCTCCTTGAGCGCCAGGGTCTTGGCGTCATAAACGAGAATTTCCTCGATCCGCTCGCCACGATTCAACTTGCTGTAGTACGTCGTCACCACATAGATTTCACTGCGGTCAGGCGACAAGGTAGTCTGGGCGAACATGCCGGTAGACACCATGCCCTCGACCTTCAGGGTGCGCCCGTCGATCACCGTCAGTTTGCCGTCGGCCAGATGCGGTAGCGCGACATCGGTGTAGTACAAGCGGTAGGGATGGGCCGGCGCCAGCTTGCCGACCGTGATCTCATCGACCGGCAACTCGGCATGCGCGGGTAGCGCAGCCCCCAGCACTGCCAGCAGGGAAAGTAGAACTGCTCTCTTGGGTATCACCAGCGACCTCCTTTTTGTTATCGAATCTGGACCAGAACCGAAGCGAAGTGACACTCCGGCGGATGGCTCAAATTGTTGTCTCTGGGAGGGAGAAGGCGGTATCCGAAATCGGAACCGAAATCCCGGAAACTGGCTATGCAGTATCCGGAATCGGAAAAGTCGTCATTTCAAAGATGAAATTCTTGACCTGAAACAAGGTCGGGCCGACCAAAAAATGACCTGAACCGAAACTCGGATCAGGTCATTCAGCTACCAGGCAAATAACCGACTAAAACGCTGAGTCAATTGCAGCCAGGCCAATTGGCACAGCTTGTGCTGAAAACACAGGGCAATGCGAAACAAAACCACCAGCCATCAATCAAAAATCACACAACAGCATGATTTTCAAAGAAAAATATAAATCAGGAAGCGGACCTCAAGCGCCAAATCCGGTGCATTTCACTTTCTCGATGCACCAATCCGACATGCAAACCAGGCACAAAATCGATCAACAGCAAATCCTGAATATCCGGAATCGGAAAAATCAGATTGTCACTATTCAAGATTGATTCCACTAAACGAAATTTCTCTACTATCCTTAAGGGCATAGTGTTCGATCTGCCAGTTGATCGCACTGAACAGCCCGATGACTGAAAGTGTGTTTGTATGTCCCACAGCGCCGCCACCCAATACTCATTTCAAAATCGCATTACACGCGACTCGGATGAGCACGCCGAAGCACTGAAGGACTGGGACCAGGTCTACGATCAGTTATCGCCCGGCAACTTCGAAGGCAAGGTCATCGACCTGCGTTTCAAGGGACTGCAGATATTTCGCGAAACAACCAATCGTTCGGTCTCGCAAAGCGGCAGTTCGTGGAATGGCTGTTTCGTTGTTGGCATCCCGGTCAGCATGAAAGGTACCGGCCTGTTTGCCCGCCAGGTACTGACCCACGATTCAATGCTCACCTTCCACAGCGACCAGGAGTTCTCGCTCACCTCGCCCGAATACTTCGATGTCGTTGCAGTGGCGATTCCGGAAGCAACATTGCTCAATGCACTGAATCCCGATGCTCACGACCAGTTGCGCCATGTTTTTCCCAAAGCACCGACCGTCATGGTGGCCGAACCGCAATTGATCGACGAATTACGCAGTTGCCTGCTATCGATTTTCGATCCGGCCAGTTTTGAACCCGCCCTGCTCCGCTATCCGCAGGTACAGCGCGCCATGAGCTCCGCCGTGATCGGGCATCTGGCCGAAGTCCTGCACGCCTCTAGTCACGCGCCTTTGCCGACCCGCTCGTTCAAGGGACGCTGCCACGTCGTCAAGGAAGCCACCGACTACGCGCTGTCAAACACGTCGGAACCGATCACTGTTGCCGATCTGTGCCAGAAACTGAACATCAGCCGACGCATGCTCAACTACTGCTTTCAGGAAGTGCTCGACACCAACCCGGTGCACTACCTGCGCTCGCTGCGCCTGAACGGCGTACGCCGCGAACTGCGCCAGCCCATGCCTTCAAACACACAAATTCGCGACATCGCCGGCAAATGGGGCTTCTGGCACCTGCCGCGCTTCGCCGCCGAATACCGCGCCCTGTTCGGCGAACTGCCCTCGGAAACGGCTCGCCACTGGCGCAATTGACGCCGGATTAAAACGCCCCTTCAAACAGCTGGACCTGAACATTTTCGCCGACCGCAACGCCAGCGCACTCTTCGGCCAGCACGATAAAGCAGTTGGCTTCCGACATTGAACTGAGTACGCCGGAGCCTTGATTGCCGACCATTTTGACCTGCCAGCGGCCGTCGACCGCGCCAACCCGGCCGCGCAGATATTCCCGGCGCCCGACCTGTTTTTTGATCGCCACGGCTGATTCGACACTCAGCAAAGGGCGTTCCGGCAAGGGATCGACCCCGGACAGACGCAACAAGGCATCGAGCGCAAACTGCGTGTAGCTGACCATCACCGCAACCGGGTTGCCGGGCAGTCCGAACAACCAGGCTTGACCGACCTTGCCAAAAGCCATCGGACGCCCCGGTTTGATATTCAATTTCCAAAAACTGACCTGCCCCAGCTTGTCGAGAATATCGCGCACAAAATCGGCTTCGCCGACTGAAACGCCGCCGGTCGTGATGATCGCATCGGCGACCAGTGCAGCTTCGGCCAGTGCGGCTTCAAGGGCTTCCGGGCGATCCGGAACCACGCCCATGTCGATGATATCGGCACCAAGTCGGGTAAGCAGGCCGTGCAGGGTGTAGCGGTTGCTGTCATAGACCTCGCCCGGCGCAAGGGGCTTGCCGATCGATGCCAGTTCGTCACCGGTCGAGAAAAATGCAACCCGCAAACGACGTTTGACCGCGACCTCAGCCACGCCAAGTGAAGCGATCAAGCCTAATTCGGCCGGTCCGATTCGCTTGCCGGCGGCCATGGCAACCGCTCCCCGAGCAAGATCCTCACCGGCTTTGCGTGTGTTCTGGCCGGAGCGCTGCCCGGACGGAATGAAAACAGCCCCGGGCTCGGTCCGCGTTACTTCCTGTACAACCACGGTATCGGCACCAGCCGGCAGAACGGCACCGGTCATGATACGCACCGCCTGCCCCTTGCCGACCAAGCCAGAGAAGGCGTTGCCGGCCAGCGCCGTACCCACCACTGCCAGCCGTGTTTCGCCTTCGGCAGAGAGACTGTCAAAGCGGATGGCATAGCCATCCATCGCCGAATTATCGTGGGCAGGAACATCGTGCGGCGCAATGATGTCGGCGGCCAGAACCCGGCCCAACGCAGCGCGTACCGGCAGATATTCGTGACCGCGGATCGGCGTGACCTCGGCTACCATCCGTTCGCGCGCCTCGGCAGCCGAAAGGGCGCGGTTGGCTGGATCACGGGAAAGACAGGAGGTGGTATCGGTCATGGCATCACTTCTTTGCATTGGGGAAAAACACCTGCTGGCCATCCGCCCGGAAAGCGGCAATCGCTTCCTGACCGGTCGGTGAGATCAGCCACTGGGCAAAACGCTCGGCGGCTTCCTTTTTGACATGCGCATGGCGAGCCGGATTGACCGGAATCACGCCGTAGGGATTGAACAGAACCGGATCTCCAGCGTAGACCAGATCAAGGTCACGACGGTTCTTGAAAGCCCCCCAAGTGGCACGATCAGAGATCGTGTATGCGCCAGTGGCGGCCGCCATGTTCAAGGTCGGCCCCATGCCGCTGCCTGTTTCCTTATAACCAGCCAGTGTTTTCGGATCAGTCCCGGCCTTGCTCCACAAGCGCAACTCAGCCGCGTGCGTACCGCTCTTGTCGCCACGCGAGATGAAAGACTGGCCTGTACGGGCAATGGCGATCAAGGCATCGTTGACGTTCGCCGCTTTGCGGACGCCCGCCGGATCATCCTGCGGACCAACGATGATGAAATCGTTGTACATCACGTCCTTGCGATAACTGCCGTAGCCATCGGCAACGAATTTGTCTTCAGCCGCACGATCATGCACAAAAAGCACGTCCGCATCGCCACGCCGGCCAATTTCCAACGCCTGTCCGGTACCAACCGCGACAACGCGGACCTTGATCGCGGTCGACTGTTCAAAACGGGGCAAAATCCAGCCGAACAAACCTGACTGCTCGGTCGACGTGGTCGAAGCAACAACCAGTGCTTCCTGCGCGAAACACAGGCTGGTGCTCAAGCTGAGCAGGGCAATCAACGATCGAAGGCAATTCGCCATGGCAATTCTCCTTGTAAAAACGCACGCGCCGCGGGGGATTGCGGACGGGCAAAAAAACGCTGGGCCGATTCGTGTTCCTGAACCCGGCCATCGGCGAGAAAGATAATGTCGTCAGCCAGGCGCGTCGCCTGGCCCAGATTATGAGTGGTCATCAACACCTTGGCCCCTTCGGTCCGGATTTCGCGGATGATGCGCTCGACCGCCTCGGTGGCCGACGGATCAAGGCTGGCCGTCGGCTCATCAAGCAACAACAAGCGTGGCCGCATGGCCCAGGCTCTGGCCAGAGCCAGACGCTGACGCTCGCCGCCAGACAACAGGCGGGCACAATCATTGGCCCGATGCGCCAGACCAACGCGCTCAAGAACATCCATCGTCCGTTCGCGCCGGGCAGCCTTGCCCGTTGCCGGGGCATGCAAGGCAAACTCGACATTGGTAAAAACCGAAAGTCGGAGCAGCATCGGTTGCTGGAAGACCATGGCCAACCGCCCCTCCGGCCGGGCAGCGCCGGCCCATGAGAGAGTACCGCCATGGTTTGCCTGCAGGCCGGCAATCAGCCGCAACAACACCGTCTTGCCGGTCCCGTTTGGACCAAGGATCACGCTGATTCCCTCCCCGGACAATACGAACTCGACGCCATCAAGGACACGGCGGTCATCCGGGGCAAAACGCAAACCGGAAATCTGCAGAGGAAACATCAACCATACCTCCGCACCGCCCAGCAACGCACGAAATGGGCAGCGGCATTGAGTCCGAGGATGATCACCATCAACACCAGGCCCAGCGCAATGGACAGGGCCAGATCGCCCTTGCTCGTTTCCAGCGCGATTGCCGTGGTCATCACCCGCGTATAACCGTCGATATTGCCGCCCACGATCATCACCGCCCCCACCTCGGACATTGCCCGTCCCAACCCGGCGAGCAATGCAACGGAAAGTGCGAAGCGACAATCGGCCAGCAACAACAGGACGGCCTGTGGCCGGGCAATGCCGATCAGAACAAACTCCGGGGCGTATTCCTTCCAGGCCTCTTCAACAATTTGGCGCGAGACGGCGGCAATCAAGGGCACAACCAGTACGCTCTGCGCGACGATCATCGCCAGCGGCGAGAAAAGCAGACCGTAACTGCCGAAGGGGCCGCTGCGCGACAAGGCAAGATAGACGAGAACACCAACCACGACCGAAGGCAGGCCCATCAGCGCATTGAGGCAAACGATTAACGCCCCGCGGCCAGGAAAACTGGCGACAGCCAGCCACGCTCCCATCGGCAAGCCAATCAGGCCACCGATGAGCAGCGCCGACAAACTGACACGCAACGACATGCCAACGATGTCGAACAATCGATGGTCGAAGCTGCCAAGCAGCGAGAGGGCGCTGGAAAGGGTGTCTAGCATGGGGCACGCAGAATAACACTGGCAGCGCCTGCAGAATAAGTGCTGCTCATTCCGTTCTGGTTCTGGTTCTGGTTCTGGTTCTGGTTCTGGTTCTGGTTCTGGTTCTGGTTCTGGTTCTGGTTCTGGTTCTGGTTCTGGTTCTGGTTCTGGTTCTGGTTCTGGTTCTGGTTCTGGTTCTGGTTCTGGTTCTGGTTCTGGTTCTGGTTCTGGTTCTGGTTCTGGTTCTGGTTCTGGTTCTGGTTCTGGTTCGCTTCCGCTATCATCAGACCACTCTAATATTCACTACAGACAGAAACCCTCTGCCCATACCTGCCAACCCGCAATCCGGACACAACCATGCAAAACATCCTGATCATCATTCATGCCGCTCCTTACGGCAGCGAACGCTGCCTTTCCGCCCTTCGGCTGGCAACTGCGTTAGCCGGCCATGATGCCAAACCGGCCATCCGCATTTTTCTGATGTCTGACGCAACCGTCCTCGGCCTGCCCAATCAGATCGATGGTGCCGGCAACGGCTTGCAAGGCATGGTTGAAGGACTGGTCGCCCAAGGCGTTGAAATCCGCCTTTGCCGCACCTGCGCACTGGCCCGAGGCCTGGGTGATTTACCGCTGATCCCCGGAACGACCATCGGTACGCTGGTTGAACTGGCCGATGCGACGCTGGCCGCCGACAAGGTCATTACTTTCTAGCCAGCAATCCAAAACAGAAAACCCGGCCTGAAACGCCGGGTTTTCTGTTTTTACGACCGAAACGCTTACTTCTTCGCTGCGGGCGCTACCACGGGTGCCGCTGCCGGCGTTGGTGCAGCCGGCGCAGCAGGAGCAGCGGCAGGCGGCGGTGGCGGAATAGGCGTCGGCTTGACGGTAACGCCTTTGGCTTTCTGTTCCTTGATGTATTTCTCAGCGACACGATCCTGAGCCTTGCCGAGTTGCTCGCCTTCCATCTTGGCGGTTTCCGCAGCCTTGACCTTGGCCTCCTCGGCCTTGACCTTGGCTTCTTCACTCGGCGGCGGCAACTTGGCCCACGCACCAGCACTGGCTACGGTCAACGCCAGAATCAGGGCAAATTTGCTGTGCTTCATATTCATCTTCCTCCCATTAACCTTTCGGGTGACCGGACTTGCCAGCCTTGACGTCGTTGAACCATTCCTCATGGTGCTCGCGCGCCCAGGTTTCATCGACATAACCGGTTTGCATTGAATTCAGCGCCCCATCAACACCGATTGTCCCCATGTAGATGTGCCCAAAGGCAAGCAGCAACATGGTGATCGCCGCAACTGCGTGGACCAGGCTAGCCAGCTGCATATCCGCCCGAAGCTGCCCGAAGTTCGGGAAGTCGAGAATGAAGCCGGTCACCGACACGGTCAGGCCGAGGATGGTCACGCCAATCCAGAACCAGGTTTTTTCACCGAAGTTGAAGCGCCCGGAAGGTACGTGTTCGCCCGTCAGCAAACCGCCCGCCTTGCGAATCCACAATGCATCGATGTTTTGCCAGACGTTGTCACGCGCCCAGACGGCAATCATCGCCAATGTTGAAAAAGCAAAGAGAGGTCCGATGAAGTTATGCGCGTTTTTACCGAGCACCATCAGGTAACCAAACAAGCTGTGGCCGATAATCGGTATCAGTACATGCTTGCCAAACAAAATGGCCAGCCCGGTGGCAGCCAGCACCAGGAAAGTACCCGCCGTCAGCCAATGCACCACCCGTTCGTAGCGCGGGAAGCGCTGGATCAGCTTGCCGGTCAACGGATCATGGTTGGTCAGCGGCCCCTTGATCTTGTAGAAGGCCAGAATTGCCGCCACAACCAGCACCAGCAACCATCCGCCATAGGTCGTCAGCGGCCCGTTGCGCAGGTGGCGCCAGGCATTGCCACCATCCTGGATCAGTACGCCGGCCTCGATGCCGCGATTGGTCGTGAAATGCTCCTTATCCTGGCGCACTTCGCGCCACATCGGCGCATTGTTACCAGGCTGTGTCTGCTGCCGTTCCGCCTGTTGCTGAGCCGGTGGAGCATCAGCCGCATGCAGCGGCAACCCCCAGGCCAGCATCAGGCAGGCGGCGATCAGCCAGCGCCCGAGCAGTGAGGCAAAATTTGAAGTCGTCATCGTCAACTCCTCAGTTAGCCTTCTTGTACTCGTTCTGGGACTGGTTGCGGTTGGCCAGCGCAGCCTCCCATGCAGCCTTGTCGCCAGCAAATTTTCCACCTTCCCAGGGCCGGGTGTCCGACTTGCCCTGGTAATTGCCCGGCTTGTAGTTGGCGACCTGTGAATACTCACCGCAGGCGCTCAGAACGAAGGCTGCGGTCGACATCAAAAAGAGAGCTTTTTTCATTTTTGCCCCTCCCGTTGCTGCTCACGAACCTGCTCCTGCTTGCGCTCCTGAGCCTGTTCCGGCTTGCCGTAAGCTGTCGTCCAGCCCCATGCGGCATCGCCAGCCTTGCCGCGACGTAGCGCACGATCACGAAAAATATCGGAGATCACCGGTGCATCGCCAGCCAGCAATGCCTTGGTAGCGCACATTTCGGCGCAAGCCGGCAACTTGCCTTCGGAAATGCGATTGCGACCGTATTTTTCGAACTCTGCCTTGGAACCGTTCTCTTCCGGCCCACCCGAACAGAAGGTGCACTTGTCCATCTTGCCACGCGCGCCAAAGGCCGCCGGACCATTCGGAAACTGTGGTGCACCGAACGGACAGGCGAAGAAGCAGTAGCCGCAACCGATACAGGCATCCTTGTTGTGCAGGACGACACCCTCTTCCGTCTTGTAAAAACAATCGGTCGGGCAAACGGCCATACAGGGCGCATCGGAACAGTGCATGCACGAGACGGAAACAGATTTTTCGCCTGGCACACCATCATTGATGGTCACGACGCGACGGCGGTTAACCCCCCAAGGCACTTCGTGTTCATTTTTACAAGCGGTGACGCAGCCATTGCACTCAATGCAGCGCTCCGAGTCACAGAGAAATTTCATGCGAGCCATTGTTCTTCTCCTTTAGGCCTTGGTGACGCGGCAGAGCGTGGTTTTGGTTTCCTGCATCATGGTGACCGAGTCGTAACCATAGGTCGTCCCTTGGTTGACGGATTCGCCACGAATGATCGGTGCCGCACCTTCCGGGTAGTACTCGAGCATGTCCTTGCCTTGCCACCAGCCGGAAAAGTGGAAAGGCAGGAAAACCGTCCCCGGCGCAACCCGTTCGGTCACCTGAGCGCGCAACTTCATGCGGCCCTTGCTCGGTGTTTCAACCCACATATAGTCGCCATTGCGCACTCCGGCGTTGTTGGCATCCTTCGGATTCACTTCAGCGAACATTTCCTGCTGCAGTTCGGCCAGCCACGGATTGGAACGCGTTTCCTCGCCACCACCTTCGTATTCGACCAGACGGCCGGAAGTCATGACGATCGGGAACTCCTTGGAGATATCCTTGACCTTGTCCTGCAATGACTTGTAAAGCGTCGGCAAGCGCCAGAAGACTTTCTTGTCGGCCCCTTGCGGATATTTCTCGACCAGATCCGGACGCGGCGAATACATCGGCTCACGGTGCACCGGCACAGGATCAGGGAAGTTCCAGACCACGGCACGTGCCTTGGCGTTGCCAAACGGATGGCAGCCATGCACCTTCATGACGACGCGCTGGATGCCGCCGGAACGGTCGGTCTTCCAGTTCTTGCCTTCGGCCAACTTCTTCTCGTCGTCGGTCAGGTCATCCCACCAGCCCAGCTTCTTGAGCAGGACGTGATCGAATTCCGGGTAGCCCATCTGCAGGTCGGCACCCTTTGAGGCAGAGCCATCCTCGGCAAGCAGCGAAACGCCTTCACGCTCGACACCGAAATTGGCGCGGAAGTTGCCGCCACCGTCCATCACGTGCTTGGAGGTGTCGTAGAGGTTGGGCGTACCCGGATGCTTCATTTCCGGCGTGCCGTAGCACGGCCACGGCAAACCGAAATATTCGCCATCGCACGGACCGCCGTTGGCTTTCAGCGTCTTGACGTCGAAGGTGTGCATGTTTTTCATGTGCAACTTCAAACGCTCCGGCGACTGGCCGGTATAGCCGATGGTCCAGCAGCCCTTGTTGATTTCGCGCAGGATGTCCTCGATTTCCGGCTCATCCCAGCCCTGCTTGTCCTTGATCACCTTGATGTTTTTGCACAGTTCCTTCTCGAAGCCAAACTTCTTGGCGAAGGCGTACATGATGGTGTGGTCAGGTTTCGATTCAAACAACGGCTCGATGACCTTCTCGCCCCACTGGAGGGATCGATTGGAGGCGGTCCGCGAACCGCTGGTCTCAAACTGGGTACAGGCCGGCAGCAGATAGACGCCATCCTTGCGCATCATCGCCGACATCGCGGCAGTTGCCGACGGGTAGGGATCGACGACGACCAGCAGGTCGAGCTTCTTCATCGCCTCGACCATTTCCAGGCCGCGTGTCTGGCTGTTCGGCGCCATCCCCCAGTAAACCACGGCACGCAGATTGGAGTCCTGGTCGATGTTCTCGTTCTTTTCGAGCACGCCGTCGATCCAGCGCGAGACGGTGATCCCGGATTTTTCCATCATGCCCTGCGAGGCATACTGGCTCTTGACCCACTCGTAATCGACGCCCCATACCGCACACCAATGCTTCCAGGAGCCAGCGGCCAAGCCGTAATAGCCCGGCAGCGAGTCCGGGTTCGGGCCGACGTCGGTGGCGCCCTGCACATTGTCGTGACCGCGGAAAATGTTGGTACCGCCACCGGAGACGCCGACGTTACCAAGCACCAGTTGCAGGATGCACATGGCGCGAACGTTGGCGTTACCGACCGTGTGCTGGGTCTGCCCCATGCACCAGACGACCGTGGACGGCTTGTTCTTGGCCAGCATCTCGGCAATCTTCAGCACTTCGGCCTCGGGGATACCCGTGACGTCCAGAACC
The sequence above is drawn from the Dechloromonas sp. TW-R-39-2 genome and encodes:
- a CDS encoding substrate-binding domain-containing protein: MANCLRSLIALLSLSTSLCFAQEALVVASTTSTEQSGLFGWILPRFEQSTAIKVRVVAVGTGQALEIGRRGDADVLFVHDRAAEDKFVADGYGSYRKDVMYNDFIIVGPQDDPAGVRKAANVNDALIAIARTGQSFISRGDKSGTHAAELRLWSKAGTDPKTLAGYKETGSGMGPTLNMAAATGAYTISDRATWGAFKNRRDLDLVYAGDPVLFNPYGVIPVNPARHAHVKKEAAERFAQWLISPTGQEAIAAFRADGQQVFFPNAKK
- a CDS encoding ATP-binding cassette domain-containing protein, whose product is MFPLQISGLRFAPDDRRVLDGVEFVLSGEGISVILGPNGTGKTVLLRLIAGLQANHGGTLSWAGAARPEGRLAMVFQQPMLLRLSVFTNVEFALHAPATGKAARRERTMDVLERVGLAHRANDCARLLSGGERQRLALARAWAMRPRLLLLDEPTASLDPSATEAVERIIREIRTEGAKVLMTTHNLGQATRLADDIIFLADGRVQEHESAQRFFARPQSPAARAFLQGELPWRIAFDR
- a CDS encoding ABC transporter permease, with amino-acid sequence MLDTLSSALSLLGSFDHRLFDIVGMSLRVSLSALLIGGLIGLPMGAWLAVASFPGRGALIVCLNALMGLPSVVVGVLVYLALSRSGPFGSYGLLFSPLAMIVAQSVLVVPLIAAVSRQIVEEAWKEYAPEFVLIGIARPQAVLLLLADCRFALSVALLAGLGRAMSEVGAVMIVGGNIDGYTRVMTTAIALETSKGDLALSIALGLVLMVIILGLNAAAHFVRCWAVRRYG
- a CDS encoding DsrE/DsrF/TusD sulfur relay family protein; translation: MQNILIIIHAAPYGSERCLSALRLATALAGHDAKPAIRIFLMSDATVLGLPNQIDGAGNGLQGMVEGLVAQGVEIRLCRTCALARGLGDLPLIPGTTIGTLVELADATLAADKVITF
- a CDS encoding formate dehydrogenase subunit gamma, producing the protein MTTSNFASLLGRWLIAACLMLAWGLPLHAADAPPAQQQAERQQTQPGNNAPMWREVRQDKEHFTTNRGIEAGVLIQDGGNAWRHLRNGPLTTYGGWLLVLVVAAILAFYKIKGPLTNHDPLTGKLIQRFPRYERVVHWLTAGTFLVLAATGLAILFGKHVLIPIIGHSLFGYLMVLGKNAHNFIGPLFAFSTLAMIAVWARDNVWQNIDALWIRKAGGLLTGEHVPSGRFNFGEKTWFWIGVTILGLTVSVTGFILDFPNFGQLRADMQLASLVHAVAAITMLLLAFGHIYMGTIGVDGALNSMQTGYVDETWAREHHEEWFNDVKAGKSGHPKG
- the fdh3B gene encoding formate dehydrogenase FDH3 subunit beta, producing MARMKFLCDSERCIECNGCVTACKNEHEVPWGVNRRRVVTINDGVPGEKSVSVSCMHCSDAPCMAVCPTDCFYKTEEGVVLHNKDACIGCGYCFFACPFGAPQFPNGPAAFGARGKMDKCTFCSGGPEENGSKAEFEKYGRNRISEGKLPACAEMCATKALLAGDAPVISDIFRDRALRRGKAGDAAWGWTTAYGKPEQAQERKQEQVREQQREGQK